From a single Arachis hypogaea cultivar Tifrunner chromosome 3, arahy.Tifrunner.gnm2.J5K5, whole genome shotgun sequence genomic region:
- the LOC112734807 gene encoding stemmadenine O-acetyltransferase yields the protein MEMEVISRESIKPCSPTPTHLRNYPLSLFDNAVCPNSVPLIYFYAPQESPDEAAKISLLKKSLSQALCIYYPFAGRFKDPTSVHCNDEGVSLVVTRIKTKNLSNILRNPTDALLSPLFPDELQWKDMGLESSLLAVQINCFACGGMAITVCMSHKVGDASTLFNFFNDWSTLTQQPHTTVALPHVGASLFPQSHFPLPRQYSFVPHHNMVCRRLVFEGSKIDSLKALVSSSSSSQKVENPTRFEVVVALIYKCAVSALGLSVSNTLLRAAINFRKRMIPPLPDKSLGNLVSSFYASSMDNDEVELHELVTKTREGLALFCDKYVRNFGDLKFVSEFVTFGQAVTTDNKSSCEDGEKKKKKDMMFFSGWCRFSAYEADFGWGRPVWVTTVLCPVKNSVVLMDTRDGKGIEAVVCMLDKDMAMFERHVHLLRYASLEPNRWTCSSCS from the exons ATGGAAATGGAAGTGATATCAAGAGAAAGCATCAAACCGTGTTCCCCCACTCCGACTCACCTCAGAAACTACCCTCTCTCCTTGTTCGACAATGCCGTTTGTCCAAACTCAGTCCCATTAATTTACTTTTATGCCCCTCAAGAATCTCCCGACGAAGCCGCCAAAATATCgcttctcaagaaatccctatCCCAAGCTCTATGCATATACTACCCTTTTGCCGGCAGGTTCAAAGATCCAACCTCCGTACACTGCAACGATGAAGGCGTCTCCCTTGTGGTCAccagaatcaaaaccaagaatcTCTCCAACATTCTCCGCAACCCAACGGACGCCCTCTTGAGCCCCTTGTTCCCCGACGAGCTGCAGTGGAAGGATATGGGCTTGGAGTCGAGCTTGTTGGCAGTTCAAATTAACTGTTTCGCGTGCGGCGGAATGGCCATAACCGTATGCATGTCTCACAAGGTTGGTGACGCTTCCACTTTGTTCAACTTCTTCAACGATTGGTCAACGCTCACCCAACAACCTCACACCACAGTAGCCTTACCCCATGTTGGAGCTTCGCTTTTCCCACAAAGCCACTTCCCACTTCCCCGCCAATATTCCTTCGTCCCTCACCACAACATG gtGTGTAGAAGGCTTGTGTTCGAAGGTTCCAAAATTGATTCCCTTAAGGCCTTGGTTTCGTCGTCGTCGTCTTCTCAGAAGGTGGAGAACCCTACTAGGTTTGAGGTTGTGGTTGCACTGATTTACAAGTGTGCTGTTTCGGCGTTGGGATTGAGTGTTAGCAACACGCTCTTGCGTGCTGCCATCAACTTCCGCAAGAGAATGATTCCTCCGCTGCCGGACAAGTCCTTAGGGAACTTGGTTTCGAGCTTCTATGCTTCCTCCATGGACAATGATGAAGTGGAGTTGCACGAGTTGGTGACCAAAACAAGAGAAGGCCTAGCTTTGTTTTGTGACAAGTATGTAAGAAACTTTGGGGACTTGAAATTCGTGTCGGAGTTCGTAACATTTGGACAAGCTGTTACTACTGATAATAAGAGTAGTTGTGAGGatggggagaagaagaagaagaaagatatgATGTTTTTCTCTGGGTGGTGTAGGTTTTCGGCGTATGAAGCGGATTTTGGGTGGGGGAGGCCAGTGTGGGTGACCACTGTTTTGTGTCCTGTGAAGAACAGCGTGGTTTTGATGGATACGAGAGATGGGAAAGGGATTGAAGCGGTTGTGTGCATGCTTGACAAAGACATGGCCATGTTTGAGCGTCACGTTCATCTTCTTCGCTATGCTTCTCTTGAACCAAACCGTTGGACATGCTCATCATGTTCTTGA
- the LOC112734806 gene encoding two-component response regulator ARR11: MDNNGCLPCTRREGFPAGLRVLVVDDDPTWLKILEKMLKKCSYQVTTCCLATEALKKLRERKDAFDIVISDVNMPDMNGFKLLEHVGLEMDLPVIMMSVDGETSRVMKGVQHGACDYLLKPIRMKELRNIWQHVLRKRIHEGREFESLEGFDFEGIHHLMRNGQDQCCDDVSLFALEDCISSTRKRKDADNKHDEREFGDSSSTKKARVVWSVDLHQKFVQAVNQIGFDKVGPKKILDLMNVPWLTRENVASHLQKYRLYLSRLQKQRDQKKCSSSGIKNPDLNPKDPGSSSIKNSMNKQQNVVSIDGFRCPNNGLVQLHESDFTVSELNKTEQRRALATNNIIPDPNMTKVSQIVLNQTFSPLNSEGNIEVFDCTIPTQYTWNQVPKRKLQDDPKSQSIASMVSSPSAASSIASSAVDNIIPVQSKSLMVNDQSSVTSNPGLKTQEFDASLIPELEFYQQNLLWGGEAAFSPLEEDLNFFLLQSECYNDMNFGMHNIDTSDYYYDPGLIADVPNHLLYDSADYSVVDQSLFIA, from the exons ATGGATAATAATGGTTGCTTGCCATGTACACGTCGTGAAGGTTTTCCAGCTGGACTGAGAGTTCTGGTTGTTGATGATGATCCAACATGGCTTAAGATCCTTGAAAAGATGCTCAAGAAGTGCTCTTACCAAG TGACTACATGTTGTTTGGCAACGGAGGCTCTGAAGAAGCTTCGAGAGAGGAAAGATGCATTCGACATAGTGATCAGCGATGTAAACATGCCTGACATGAATGGATTCAAGCTTCTTGAGCATGTTGGACTTGAGATGGATCTGCCTGTCATTA TGATGTCTGTTGATGGAGAAACAAGCAGGGTAATGAAAGGTGTTCAACATGGAGCATGTGATTATCTCCTCAAGCCTATAAGGATGAAAGAACTGCGAAACATATGGCAGCATGTCTTGAGAAAAAGGATTCATGAAGGGAGAGAGTTTGAAAGCCTAGAGGGCTTTGATTTTGAGGGCATTCATCACTTGATGAGAAATGGACAAGATCAATGTTGTGATGATGTGAGCCTCTTTGCATTAGAAGATTGTATCAGTTCAACAAGGAAAAGGAAAGATGCAGATAACAAACACGACGAAAGAGAATTCGGAGATTCTTCTTCAACCAAGAAAGCTAGAGTGGTTTGGTCTGTGGATCTTCATCAGAAGTTTGTCCAAGCAGTGAATCAGATTGGATTTGATA AAGTTGGTCCCAAGAAAATTCTAGATTTGATGAATGTACCATGGCTTACCAGAGAAAATGTTGCTAGTCATTTGCAG AAATACAGGCTCTACTTGAGTAGGTTGCAGAAGCAGAGAGATCAGAAGAAATGCTCCTCAAGTGGAATAAAGAATCCGGATTTGAATCCGAAAGATCCCGGAAGCTCTAGTATTAAGAACTCTATGAACAAGCAACAAAATGTAGTTTCAATTGACGGCTTCAGATGTCCAAATAATGGATTAGTGCAACTTCATGAATCTGATTTCACTGTGTCAGAGCTTAATAAAACAGAACAAAGAAGAGCACTAGCTACTAATAACATTATTCCGGATCCAAACATGACAAAGGTTTCACAGATAGTCCTTAATCAAACCTTTTCACCTCTCAATTCAGAAGGAAACATTGAAGTATTTGATTGCACCATACCAACACAGTACACTTGGAATCAAGTCCCCAAAAGGAAACTCCAAGATGATCCTAAATCACAATCAATTGCTTCAATGGTATCCAGTCCCTCTGCTGCAAGCTCAATAGCTTCTTCTGCAGTTGACAACATTATTCCGGTTCAGTCCAAAAGCCTTATGGTGAATGATCAATCTTCAGTCACTTCAAATCCGGGCTTGAAAACACAGGAATTTGATGCCAGTCTCATTCCTGAACTGGAATTTTACCAGCAAAACCTACTCTGGGGTGGCGAGGCGGCTTTTTCGCCTTTGGAGGAGGACTTGAATTTCTTTTTGCTACAAAGTGAATGCTACAATGACATGAACTTTGGTATGCACAACATAGACACGTCAGACTATTATTACGATCCAGGGCTTATTGCTGATGTTCCAAACCATTTATTATACGATTCAGCAGATTATTCAGTAGTAGATCAAAGTCTATTCATAGCATGA
- the LOC112734805 gene encoding E3 ubiquitin-protein ligase AIRP2 has protein sequence MVQIQSNSSFRESLKALEDDIQHANTLASALPRDYNGSYIQMKLCYSPFAPLFLSLIEWLDFSCTDDIPHCLGLLHILISNVYIDGMPSISSKERIASLREFYAVIYPSLLLLEGEFNVSRIRDHRSNCSQIVSRKRLEKFLDEDQEGDDECDICMEKSRKMVLPNCVHSLCISCFHDWYLRSESCPFCRGSLKRVSSTDLWEVIGDSDVIDRATLAMDNIRRFYLFMETLTLNIPDAHVYAFNYML, from the exons ATGGTGCAAATACAATCCAATAGTTCTTTCAGAGAATCTCTCAAGGCTCTTGAAGATGATATCCAACATGCCAACACACT GGCATCAGCACTCCCTAGAGATTATAATGGGAGCTATATCCAAATGAAATTATGTTACAGCCCTTTTGCTCCTCTTTTCTTGTCATTGATTGAGTGGTTGGATTTTAGTTGCACAGATGATATTCCCCATTGTTTGGGATTACTCCACATTCTTATATCCAAT GTATACATTGATGGAATGCCATCTATTTCCTCAAAAGAAAGGATAGCCTCTCTAAGAGAATTCTATG CTGTAATATACCCTTCGCTCCTATTACTCGAAGGCGAGTTCAATGTGTCCAGAATCAGAGACCACAGAAGCAATTGCAGCCAAATTGTGAGCAGAAAAAGGCTTGAAAAGTTTCTTGATGAAGACCAAGAGGGAGATGATGAATGTGACATATGCATGGAGAAGAGCAGGAAGATGGTGCTTCCTAATTGTGTGCATTCCTTGTGCATTAGCTGCTTCCATGATTG GTATTTGAGATCAGAATCATGTCCATTTTGCCGTGGAAGCCTCAAAAGGGTTAGTTCTACAGATTTATGGGAGGTTATTGGAGACAGTGATGTAATTGACCGAGCTACACTTGCAATGGATAATATAAGACGTTTCTACCTTTTCATGGAAACTTTGACACTTAATATCCCTGATGCACATGTCTATGCATTTAACTACATGTTATGA
- the LOC112734809 gene encoding acyltransferase: MERELISRESIKPSKPTPWHHRVHHLSFIDHIVARNYVPAIYFYPNNNEEDVTTRISRLKKSLSKVLTIYYPFAGTYRDQRSIHCNDRGVTLLVSNVKTNLSYILNNPSESLLNPLFPDGLQWKDMGSDATILAIQINQFSCGGIAIAVCLSHKLGDGSTLFNFVNDWATINRTNNQLPFPPDLVAGSSLFPQEDLPVFPEISFTKQNTVCARLVFEGSKIESLKETVKSNGVENPSRVEVVIGMIYKRAVSALGLGGNVNAPLLLVAANLRRRMVPPLPEKSIGNWVWSFPVVSKKKEEGAGLHELVEETREGLSELCEKSVKKFGDKEFVIEFLRKATTARRSSPIGSEKRVFFFASWCRVPTYEVDFGWGKAAWVTSVGSPVKNSVVLMDARDGNGVEALVSMEEQDLVVFQRDFELLQYASINPKVHA, from the coding sequence ATGGAGAGAGAATTAATATCAAGAGAAAGCATCAAACCCTCTAAACCTACACCTTGGCACCACAGAGTCCATCACCTCTCCTTCATAGACCACATCGTTGCACGAAACTACGTCCCGGCAATTTACTTTTACCCGAACAACAACGAAGAAGACGTAACAACCAGAATATCAAGGCTCAAAAAATCGTTATCCAAAGTTCTAACCATATACTACCCTTTTGCAGGTACCTACAGGGACCAGCGATCCATCCATTGCAACGACCGAGGCGTCACATTGCTCGTTTCAAACGTCAAAACCAACCTCTCATATATTCTCAACAACCCCTCCGAATCGCTtctgaaccctctcttccccgATGGCCTTCAGTGGAAGGACATGGGTTCAGATGCCACCATATTAGCCATCCAAATCAACCAATTCTCTTGCGGCGGAATCGCCATTGCCGTCTGCTTGTCTCACAAACTCGGCGACGGTTCCACTCTCTTCAACTTCGTCAATGACTGGGCTACTATCAACCGAACCAATAATCAACTACCTTTCCCGCCGGATCTTGTTGCGGGATCTTCTCTATTCCCGCAAGAGGACTTGCCGGTCTTTCCTGAAATCTCGTTCACGAAGCAAAACACTGTGTGTGCAAGACTCGTGTTCGAGGGTTCCAAGATCGAGTCCCTGAAGGAAACGGTGAAATCCAACGGCGTTGAGAACCCGTCGCGGGTTGAAGTTGTGATTGGAATGATCTACAAGCGCGCCGTTTCTGCTTTGGGGCTTGGCGGCAACGTTAACGCGCCTCTTTTGCTTGTTGCCGCGAATCTCCGAAGGAGAATGGTTCCTCCGCTTCCGGAGAAGTCCATAGGGAACTGGGTCTGGTCGTTCCCCGTAGTGtcaaagaaaaaggaggaaggTGCAGGGTTGCACGAGTTGGTGGAAGAAACGAGGGAAGGTTTATCTGAGTTGTGCGAGAAGAGTGTGAAGAAGTTTGGGGATAAGGAATTTGTGATTGAGTTCCTAAGGAAGGCTACTACGGCGAGGAGAAGTAGTCCGATTGGATCGGAGAAGAGAGTGTTCTTCTTTGCGAGCTGGTGTAGGGTTCCGACGTATGAGGTGGATTTTGGATGGGGGAAGGCGGCGTGGGTGACGAGTGTTGGGTCTCCGGTCAAGAACAGTGTGGTTTTGATGGATGCCAGAGATGGGAATGGTGTTGAAGCTCTTGTCAGCATGGAGGAGCAAGATTTGGTGGTCTTTCAGCGTGATTTCGAGCTCCTTCAATATGCTTCTATTAATCCAAAGGTTCATGCATGA